In the Candidatus Bathyarchaeia archaeon genome, TGACGCGCACTACACCTGAGTCATCCATGGGGAACGCGGCTAAGTAGCGGTCTGCGATTTCGGTTATGAAGGAATCCCGCAGGTTTTCTGGAACCCGCTCGGTGAAGGGGAGCCAAACGGACCTTATCCAGCCGATTAAGCCTTCTTTTCCTTGTAGCTCCATAACTTTAGGGTAAAGCTCGATGCGTTCGGCTTTGAATCCTGCATCTTTAAGCCACGGCAAATACTCTTCAGGTCCGTAGAAGCCGTAGGGGAAAGTGAAATTCTTAAAGTAAGGTTTGCAGTCTTCCTCGCTGATGAGTTCTTCAAGGACAGCGATCACGTCGTCAGCGTTGCCTTTTCCAGCCATCTGAAACAGGAATCTTCCACCCTTGTCCAGACTCGCGTACACGCCTTCAAGAACCGCTTGATGGTCAATGATCCAGTGTAACGTTGCGTTTGAGAAAACGACGTCAAATTGTTCTCGGAAAGTCAACTCTCGAGCATCCATCCGCAGAAAAGTTAAGTTGGGGTAATGGCAGTGGGGAAAGTTTTTCCGTGCACAGATTATCATCTCTTCGGAGCTGTCGACGCCTACCACTTGACCATTTGGCAGGTAGGAAGCTAAAAGGGCAGAGACTTTGCCGTCGCCGCAGCCTATGTCAAGCAAGCTTTCGTTGCCTTTTAGTTCAAGTTTTGGGATGAGTTCTGTTGCCCACTTATACTGATTTGAAGAATTCATTGCATATTCTTCGGCGTTCCAGCAATAATTTTTCGCAACGTTCACCATTTTGGTCGCCAAATCTTGAACAAAAGTTTTCAGGATATAAATGTTTAGAGCACGATTGGACAAATAATAGATTATAACACGCCTATTCGTAGACAAGGCTTGTTTTGCCAACCAACAACTTGCCTCAAAGATTCTTAAAGGAGAGAAGCATATCTGTTGAGCGCAACGAGGAAAACAAGTTGAGCTACAAAAGAAACATGCATCCCAAAGTGAGCAACGCCGAAATAGAAGTTTTCAAAGCCCTCAGCCAGCAGGGACTAACAAGCGGCATGGTCACCCAGCAACCCATCATCCTCAAATCAACCATCCCCGACTTCTGCTGGCTAAACAAACGCAAAATCGTTTTCCTCGACGGCAACCCTGTCCACACCAAAGACCGTGCACAACAGCGGGATGCTGAAATTGATGACCTTTTGGAACTTCAAGGCTGGGAGGTTCTGCGAATCCCCTATGACCCGCCGTTAACGACGCAGGCGCTGCAGGAAATCATGGAGACCATTAAAAAGTTCCTTGGCGCAAGCGATAATGAATAAGCTTGCTGCTGGGAGTCACAAATTTAATAGGGCAACGATACATCTGAAATGCTGTTTGTGTACCAAATGCCAAGGTTTAAGCAGCTAAACGAAATTCAGCAGCTCATGAGCCAAAAAGGGCAAATCCGCAATTTAGGCATAGTGGCACATATTGACCATGGAAAAACGACTCTGGCGGATGCACTTCTGGCTGGCGTGGGGTTGCTTTCGCCGCAGATGGCGGGTTCTGCACGAGTTTTAGACTACTTAGCTGAGGAACAGCGGCGGAAAATCACCATAAAAACCGCCAACATCAGCCTCCTCATCAAGCGCCAAAACACACCTTACTTGATTAACTTGGTGGACACGCCTGGACATGTGGATTTCACGGGCAAAGTCACAAGGGCACTCCGA is a window encoding:
- a CDS encoding DUF559 domain-containing protein, which produces MSYKRNMHPKVSNAEIEVFKALSQQGLTSGMVTQQPIILKSTIPDFCWLNKRKIVFLDGNPVHTKDRAQQRDAEIDDLLELQGWEVLRIPYDPPLTTQALQEIMETIKKFLGASDNE
- a CDS encoding methyltransferase domain-containing protein, with the protein product MVNVAKNYCWNAEEYAMNSSNQYKWATELIPKLELKGNESLLDIGCGDGKVSALLASYLPNGQVVGVDSSEEMIICARKNFPHCHYPNLTFLRMDARELTFREQFDVVFSNATLHWIIDHQAVLEGVYASLDKGGRFLFQMAGKGNADDVIAVLEELISEEDCKPYFKNFTFPYGFYGPEEYLPWLKDAGFKAERIELYPKVMELQGKEGLIGWIRSVWLPFTERVPENLRDSFITEIADRYLAAFPMDDSGVVRVKVKRLEVQARKE